The following coding sequences lie in one Rutidosis leptorrhynchoides isolate AG116_Rl617_1_P2 chromosome 6, CSIRO_AGI_Rlap_v1, whole genome shotgun sequence genomic window:
- the LOC139855358 gene encoding uncharacterized protein, whose product MADKQQYHPALSISNIRNLIPVTLDIDNSQYNSWAHLFKLHCKAYDVIDHIIPSSDDSSSSATTSPDNNSTKTPLWYRLDALVLQWMYATISNDLMNQIIEDESTAENAWNRLQNIFQDNKNSRALYLQRQFNTIRLDDFQNCAAYCQQIKVLADQLRNVGDKVTDDRMVLQLIAGLNDNFDTVGTYFTQLDKLPSFYDARSKLILEETKKQKQAINNHTTTDAALVVTPNPKPASIPDPQKSTDRQTNSNFRYNTNRGRSGRGSNRGRSNRGRGCYPPWMYSSPQWTNPPNWTTPPCPYPTNNWARPNSSYSSNSTQAGIFGPRPSQAHLSNGSVSGYCPTDLGQAMHTMTLNPPDDT is encoded by the exons ATGGCCGACAAACAACAATACCATCCTGCACTCTCTATTTCAAACATCAGAAATCTAATACCTGTTACTCTTGATATCGATAATTCTCAATACAACTCTTGGGCTCATCTTTTCAAACTACACTGCAAGGCTTATGATGTCATCGATCATATCATCCCATCTTCCGACGACTCAAGCTCTTCCGCCACCACTTCTCCTGATAACAACAGCACCAAAACTCCACTATGGTATCGCCTAGATGCCCTTGTTCTTCAGTGGATGTATGCTACCATCTCGAATGATTTGATGAATCAAATCATTGAAGACGAATCTACTGCAGAGAATGCTTGGAATCGATTGCAAAATATATTCCAAGACAACAAAAACTCTAGAGCCCTTTATCTTCAACGCCAATTCAACACCATCCGACTTGACGATTTCCAAAATTGTGCTGCCTATTGTCAACAGATCAAAGTCTTGGCCGATCAGCTTCGCAATGTTGGTGATAAGGTCACCGACGATCGGATGGTTCTTCAGCTAATTGCCGGATTGAACGACAATTTTGATACGGTTGGTACTTATTTTACTCAATTGGACAAACTCCCTTCGTTCTACGATGCTCGTTCGAAGTTGATTCTGGAAGAGACAAAAAAACAGAAGCAAGCAATCAACAATCACACCACCACCGATGCTGCCCTCGTCGTCACTCCAAACCCTAAACCTGCAAGTATCCCAGATCCGCAAAAATCAACCGATCGGCAGACAAATTCCAATTTTCGATACAATACCAATCGTGGACGAAGTGGTCGTGGTTCCAATCGAGGTCGGAGCAACCGTGGACGTGGTT GTTACCCACCGTGGATGTATTCCTCTCCCCAATGGACTAATCCGCCTAATTGGACTACTCCACCATGCCCCTATCCAACTAATAACTGGGCCAGGCCCAACAGTAGCTACTCATCAAATTCGACTCAGGCTGGAATTTTCGGTCCGAGGCCATCACAGGCCCATTTATCTAATGGGTCAGTTTCAGGATATTGTCCAACAGATTTGGGTCAAGCTATGCACACCATGACACTCAACCCTCCtgacgatacatga